One Desulfuromonas acetexigens genomic window carries:
- the uvrA gene encoding excinuclease ABC subunit UvrA yields MANKIVIKGACEHNLKCIDVEIPRDKLVVITGVSGSGKSTLAFDTIYAEGQRRYVESLSAYARQFLGQMQKPDVESIEGLSPAISIEQKTTSNNPRSTVGTVTEIYDYLRLLYARVGRVHCSSCGKEIASQSVEQMVDRILALPEKTRLLLLAPIIRGRKGEYRKELKQLLADGFVRVRIDGEMLELAEEIALDKNKKHTIEVVVDRLVVKADVRGRLSDSLETALRLAEGIVRVEVVDGESLLFSEQHACVECGISYPEIAPRMFSFNNPYGACPDCSGLGTRMYFDPEAVVPNPALSLREGAIVPWETRGGGGYYFQLIEALADHYGFDINQPFEKLPERVRQVLLHGSGKEEVRFYFDQGGGRRQYYHKPFEGVIPNLERRYRETDSDGVREHLGQFMNVMPCPTCDGARLRKESLFVRVGGRNIREVTALSITEAEAFFAELHFEKQEAEIARRILKEIRERLSFLSHVGLDYLSLDRTAGTLSGGEGQRIRLATQVGSSLMGVLYILDEPSIGLHQRDNRRLLETLKRLRDLGNTVLVVEHDEETILEADFVIDMGPAAGVHGGEVVAQGTPQEILANPASLTGRYLSGELSIPLPAQRRQSERYIEVKGAAENNLKGIDVKIPLGVMTCVTGVSGSGKSTLVIDTLYKALSQRLYRSREKAGKVDDILGLESLDKVIDIDQSPIGRTPRSNPATYTGVFTDIRDLFAQLPEAKVRGYKPGRFSFNVKGGRCEACEGDGILKIEMHFLPDVFVTCEVCRGARYNRETLEVKYKGKSIAEVLDMTVNQGAKFLENIPRIKNKLETLRDVGLGYIKLGQSATTLSGGEAQRVKLAKELGKRATGRTIYILDEPTTGLHFADIQKLLDVLQRLVESGNTVVIIEHNLDVIKTADHVIDLGPEGGSRGGEIVVVGTPEDVARDSRSHTGRYLRAYLNL; encoded by the coding sequence ATGGCCAATAAAATCGTTATCAAAGGTGCCTGCGAGCACAACCTGAAATGCATCGACGTCGAGATTCCCCGGGACAAGCTGGTGGTCATCACCGGGGTTTCCGGGAGCGGTAAGAGCACCCTCGCCTTCGACACCATCTACGCCGAGGGGCAGCGCCGCTACGTCGAGAGTCTTTCGGCCTATGCCCGCCAGTTTCTTGGGCAGATGCAGAAGCCCGATGTGGAGAGTATCGAGGGGCTGTCGCCGGCGATCTCCATCGAGCAGAAGACCACCTCGAACAATCCCCGTTCGACAGTCGGCACGGTGACGGAGATCTACGACTACCTGCGTCTGCTCTACGCCCGGGTCGGCCGCGTCCACTGTTCCTCCTGCGGCAAGGAGATTGCCTCCCAGTCGGTGGAGCAGATGGTCGACCGCATCCTCGCCCTGCCGGAAAAGACCCGCCTGCTCCTGCTGGCGCCGATCATTCGGGGCCGCAAGGGGGAGTATCGCAAGGAGTTGAAGCAGCTTTTGGCCGACGGTTTCGTGCGGGTGCGCATCGACGGCGAGATGCTTGAGTTGGCCGAGGAGATCGCGCTCGACAAGAACAAAAAACACACCATCGAGGTGGTGGTCGACCGGTTGGTGGTGAAGGCGGATGTGCGCGGACGCCTGTCTGATTCCCTGGAAACCGCCCTGCGCCTGGCCGAAGGGATCGTGCGGGTGGAGGTCGTCGACGGCGAAAGCCTGCTCTTTTCCGAACAGCACGCCTGCGTCGAGTGCGGTATCTCCTACCCGGAGATCGCCCCGCGCATGTTTTCCTTCAACAACCCCTACGGCGCCTGTCCCGATTGCTCGGGATTGGGGACGCGGATGTATTTCGATCCCGAGGCGGTGGTGCCCAACCCGGCCCTCTCCCTGCGCGAGGGGGCGATCGTCCCCTGGGAGACGCGAGGGGGCGGCGGCTACTACTTTCAGCTGATCGAGGCGCTGGCCGACCATTATGGTTTCGACATCAACCAGCCCTTCGAGAAACTCCCCGAGCGGGTGCGCCAGGTCTTGCTGCACGGTTCAGGCAAGGAGGAGGTGCGCTTCTACTTTGATCAGGGGGGCGGGCGCCGCCAGTATTACCACAAACCCTTCGAAGGGGTGATCCCCAACCTGGAACGGCGTTACCGCGAGACCGATTCGGATGGGGTGCGGGAGCATCTCGGCCAGTTCATGAACGTCATGCCCTGCCCCACCTGCGACGGCGCCCGGCTGCGCAAGGAATCGCTCTTCGTGCGCGTCGGCGGCCGCAACATCCGCGAGGTGACGGCCCTGTCCATCACCGAGGCGGAAGCCTTTTTCGCCGAGCTGCATTTCGAGAAGCAGGAAGCTGAGATCGCCCGACGCATCCTCAAGGAGATCCGCGAGCGGCTCTCTTTCCTCTCCCATGTCGGCCTCGATTATCTCTCCCTCGACCGCACCGCCGGCACCCTCTCCGGCGGAGAAGGGCAGCGTATCCGCCTCGCCACCCAGGTCGGATCCAGCCTGATGGGGGTGCTCTACATCCTCGACGAGCCTTCCATCGGCCTGCATCAGCGGGATAACCGGCGGCTGCTGGAAACCCTGAAGCGGCTGCGAGATCTCGGCAACACGGTGCTGGTGGTGGAGCACGACGAGGAAACGATCCTCGAAGCCGACTTTGTCATCGACATGGGCCCGGCGGCCGGGGTCCACGGCGGCGAGGTGGTGGCCCAGGGGACGCCCCAGGAAATTCTCGCCAACCCGGCGTCCCTGACCGGGCGCTATCTCTCCGGCGAGCTCTCCATTCCCCTGCCGGCCCAGCGGCGGCAAAGCGAGCGTTACATCGAGGTCAAAGGCGCGGCGGAAAACAATCTCAAGGGGATCGACGTGAAAATCCCCCTCGGGGTGATGACCTGCGTCACCGGGGTTTCCGGCAGCGGCAAGTCGACCCTGGTCATCGACACCCTGTACAAGGCGCTCTCCCAGCGTCTTTACCGCAGCCGCGAGAAAGCCGGCAAGGTCGACGACATTCTCGGCCTGGAGTCGCTCGACAAGGTCATCGACATCGACCAGTCCCCCATCGGCCGCACGCCGCGCTCCAATCCGGCCACCTACACCGGGGTCTTCACCGACATTCGCGATCTTTTCGCCCAGTTGCCCGAGGCCAAGGTGCGGGGCTACAAACCGGGACGGTTTTCCTTCAACGTCAAGGGGGGGCGCTGCGAGGCTTGCGAAGGGGATGGCATCCTCAAGATCGAGATGCACTTTCTGCCCGATGTTTTTGTCACCTGCGAGGTCTGTCGCGGGGCGCGCTACAATCGGGAAACGCTGGAGGTGAAATACAAGGGGAAGAGCATCGCCGAGGTGCTGGATATGACCGTCAACCAGGGGGCGAAGTTTCTGGAGAACATTCCGCGCATCAAGAACAAGCTGGAAACCCTGCGCGACGTGGGGCTCGGCTACATCAAGCTCGGCCAGAGCGCCACCACCCTTTCCGGCGGCGAGGCGCAGCGGGTCAAGCTGGCCAAGGAGTTGGGCAAACGCGCCACCGGCCGGACCATCTACATTCTCGACGAGCCGACGACCGGACTGCACTTCGCCGACATCCAGAAGCTGCTCGACGTGCTCCAACGGTTGGTGGAAAGCGGCAACACCGTGGTGATCATCGAGCACAACCTCGACGTGATCAAGACCGCCGACCACGTTATCGACCTCGGTCCCGAGGGCGGGAGCCGCGGGGGGGAGATTGTCGTCGTCGGCACGCCGGAGGATGTAGCACGGGATTCCCGCTCCCACACCGGCCGCTATCTGCGCGCCTATCTCAACCTGTAG